From Lolium perenne isolate Kyuss_39 chromosome 5, Kyuss_2.0, whole genome shotgun sequence, a single genomic window includes:
- the LOC127303348 gene encoding disease resistance protein RGA5-like — protein MEAALVSVATAALKPVMGKLGTLLGDKYKRFKGVHGEIEFLTRELAAMDVFLMKISEEEDPDVQDKVWMNEVRELSYDMEDCIDDFMQSINDKDSKPGFMDKINHLLGKMKARRRIGNEINDLKKQITQVGEKNTRYKTELGKRNARHNPVKAFSETINGAVDTRALVIFDHVSKIVGIDESRTEIINLLTEEEGHVSTRQPKIVSIVGSGGMGKTTLANQVYQKLRREFHSFAFVSVSRSPNMTNILRTILSKISKKNYAVTEEGSIQQLAININEFLKDKRYFIVVDDIWDMDAWDVIKCVFPMTSTGSRIIITTRINSIAEACSSSFNGHIFAIRPLGIVNSRKLFYRRLFDSEEHCPSHLEEVSDQILQKCDGMPLAITAISGLLASKQKTVLIWNEVKDSIGYALERNRSVESMMKILSLSYFDLPSLLKTCILYLGIFPEDAIIKKKRLIRSWIAEGFFHKEGRYTVDELGEMCFNELVNRSLVQLVIDEDHKLNTIRVHDTILDFIISKSTESNFVTLVGVPFVPINGERKARRLSLQVGREESSIVPTRGLVLSHARSLNIFGNSEIPRLDEFTRARSLDFGGPGSPYPGSSKLKSHHINNIGRLLYLRYLNLRGTEITELPAHIGCLRCLQILDLRDTFVRKLPASIVNLGNLVQLFTDREVAFPDGIVKLQSLEVLQQVGFFRQTFKFMQELGQFLNLRMLSIDFQEHIPYGGTRDATEWEEAIASFIHGLISMINLCCLKIRNGTSLPLGTLCPVPLSLHKLVVHDSPFSKVPEWISSLVNLQEINIEVEGIMQNDLCILGSLPALLKLELNEGYLSSWKLTRSTQGRTRMLTVSGEVGFPYLTKFQYGTKSRGMDMKFAAGSMPKLEMLVIFMGMPCMDETETVGFDFGIKNLPKLVTLVCRVNGDPCSFEASMKSVVSTHPNRPTVLVRGIYP, from the exons ATGGAAGCGGCTCTCGTGAGTGTAGCGACAGCAGCCCTGAAACCTGTCATGGGGAAGCTTGGTACTTTGCTGGGCGACAAGTACAAGCGTTTTAAAGGTGTGCATGGCGAGATCGAGTTCCTTACTCGTGAGCTTGCTGCCATGGATGTGTTTCTCATGAAGATTTCGGAGGAGGAGGATCCCGATGTGCAGGATAAAGTTTGGATGAACGAGGTGCGTGAGCTGTCCTATGACATGGAGGACTGCATCGACGACTTCATGCAAAGCATCAATGATAAGGACTCTAAGCCAGGATTCATGGATAAGATCAATCACTTGCTGGGAAAGATGAAGGCGCGCCGTCGGATTGGCAATGAGATCAATGATTTGAAGAAGCAGATCACTCAGGTGGGCGAGAAGAACACAAGATACAAGACTGAGCTGGGAAAGAGAAATGCAAGGCACAATCCCGTCAAAGCATTCTCGGAAACCATCAATGGAGCCGTTGACACTAGAGCTCTTGTTATCTTTGACCATGTGTCAAAGATTGTCGGAATTGATGAATCGAGGACTGAAATTATAAATTTGTTGACTGAAGAGGAAGGACATGTGTCAACACGACAACCAAAGATAGTATCCATCGTTGGGTCTGGAGGAATGGGCAAAACGACTCTTGCAAATCAAGTGTACCAAAAGCTTAGACGAGAATTCCACAGTTTTGCTTTCGTATCTGTGTCACGTAGTCCAAACATGACGAACATCCTGAGAACCATCCTTAGTAAGATTAGCAAGAAAAATTATGCTGTTACTGAAGAAGGGAGCATTCAGCAGCTTGCTATCAACATCAACGAGTTCCTGAAAGACAAAAG GTACTTTATTGTTGTTGATGATATATGGGACATGGATGCATGGGATGTTATTAAGTGTGTATTCCCCATGACCAGTACTGGTAGTAGAATAATCATCACTACTCGTATAAACAGTATTGCAGAAGCATGCAGTTCATCATTCAATGGCCATATTTTTGCTATAAGGCCTCTTGGTATTGTGAACTCTAGAAAATTATTCTACAGAAGACTATTCGACTCCGAAGAGCATTGCCCTTCTCACCTTGAAGAAGTTTCTGATCAAATCTTGCAGAAATGTGATGGCATGCCTTTAGCAATCACTGCTATATCTGGCCTGCTAGCTAGCAAACAAAAAACAGTGCTTATATGGAATGAAGTCAAAGATTCAATTGGTTATGCACTTGAGAGAAATCGTAGTGTTGAAAGTATGATGAAGATATTGTCACTTAGTTACTTTGATCTGCCTTCTCTTCTAAAAACATGCATCTTGTACCTGGGTATATTTCCAGAAGATGCTATAATCAAGAAGAAACGTCTAATAAGGAGTTGGATTGCTGAAGGATTCTTTCATAAAGAAGGCAGATATACGGTAGACGAGTTAGGAGAGATGTGTTTCAATGAGCTCGTCAATAGGAGTTTGGTCCAACTGGTGATTGATGAAGACCATAAGCTGAATACTATTAGAGTTCATGACACAATTCTTGATTTCATCATATCCAAGTCCACTGAGAGTAACTTTGTTACTTTGGTAGGTGTTCCCTTTGTACCAATTAATGGCGAAAGGAAAGCTCGGCGGCTGTCTCTCCAAGTTGGTAGAGAGGAAAGTTCTATCGTGCCAACAAGGGGCCTTGTATTGTCCCATGCCCGATCACTCAATATTTTTGGAAATTCAGAAATTCCACGATTGGATGAGTTCACTCGTGCACGTAGTCTGGATTTTGGGGGTCCGGGTTCCCCTTACCCTGGAAGCAGCAAATTGAAAAGCCACCATATTAATAATATAGGGAGGTTGCTTTATCTAAGATACCTTAACCTCAGGGGAACAGAAATAACTGAGCTCCCAGCACATATCGGGTGTCTACGATGCCTACAGATATTGGATCTAAGAGACACATTCGTAAGGAAACTGCCAGCAAGCATAGTGAATCTAGGGAATTTGGTGCAACTCTTTACTGATCGGGAAGTTGCATTTCCTGATGGAATTGTGAAGCTGCAGTCACTTGAGGTGTTGCAACAGGTTGGCTTCTTCAGGCAGACGTTTAAGTTCATGCAAGAACTTGGCCAATTTCTGAATCTAAGGATGTTGTCTATTGATTTCCAAGAACATATTCCATATGGAGGTACACGTGATGCTACAGAGTGGGAGGAAGCTATTGCTTCTTTTATTCATGGCCTTATTTCTATGATCAACCTTTGTTGTTTAAAAATTAGAAATGGGACCAGCTTGCCTTTGGGAACTTTGTGCCCTGTTCCACTTAGCCTCCATAAACTTGTGGTACATGATTCGCCATTCTCGAAGGTTCCTGAATGGATATCCTCACTTGTCAATCTCCAAGAGATAAATATTGAAGTGGAGGGAATCATGCAGAATGATCTCTGCATTCTTGGAAGCTTACCCGCTCTGCTCAAGCTAGAACTAAACGAGGGATACCTTAGTTCTTGGAAGCTTACCCGCTCTACTCAAGGTAGAACTAGAATGTTGACAGTTAGTGGTGAAGTTGGGTTCCCATACTTGACGAAGTTTCAGTATGGTACAAAGAGTCGAGGAATGGATATGAAGTTTGCAGCAGGTTCCATGCCCAAGCTAGAAATGCTCGTGATTTTTATGGGCATGCCATGTATGGATGAAACTGAGACAGTTGGTTTTGATTTTGGGATAAAAAATCTCCCCAAACTCGTTACTCTCGTTTGTAGAGTAAACGGCGATCCCTGCAGTTTTGAGGCTTCTATGAAGAGTGTGGTCAGCACACATCCCAACCGCCCTACTGTGCTCGTTCGTGGAATCTATCCGTAA